The stretch of DNA CCGCGCAGCGCCCCAGCTCAATGCGCTCGCCATCGTGAAGGGCCTTTGTCTCAAGTTCATCGAGCCCGCTGTACTGCCAGCTCTCATCGCCCTCGGCGCTAAACCAGAAGGTCGCGCCGGTGGCCCGCGCGAGCTCGCGGCCGCCGCTTAAGTAGTCGGCGTGAATATGCGTCTCGGCCACATCCGTGATGGTCAGGCCGTGCTCGCGCGCCAGCTCAACATAGGGCTCCAGATCGCGGCGCGGATCGACCACCAGCGCTTTGTTGGTGTCCGGGCAGCCGATCAGAAAGGAGGATTGGGCCAGGTCGCTGTCGTAGAGTCTCTCGAAGATCATGGGCGGTTCCCTCGGTTTAGCGTCTTAACGTCAAATTTTTCTGGACGAGGGAGAACGTATGCACAGGTTTACTGCTCGCAAGTACAGCAGTAGGCGATATTCGAAGAGCGAGGATGGGGTCTGGGGCCACGCGAGATGATGCCCGATGCCCCAAAATGTGATTCTGGTCGGCGCAAAGGTATCGACTATGACAACGTGTCACGGTCGGGTGGGGGGTAAGGCGATGCCATGTCGCAAAATACCACACCCCCCCTGCCTTCGAGGCGATGGCCTGTGCCAATTTGTCACGGTCGGGTGGGGGGTAAGGCGATGCCATGTCGCAAAATACCACGCCCCCCCTGCCTTCGAGGTGATGGTCTATGCCAGCTTGTCGCACTTTTGGGCGTTGGAAGGCATCGTCGATGCGTTGGGCTGAGGGGCGTCGCGGTGCCAGGTGATCGCGCATAGGCGAGCGTTGACGCGGGGGGGGCCCGGGTTATCGTCAACGCCTTCGATGATTTCGATGATTTCGATGATTTCGATGACGCGGTGATGGGTTGAGCATGCCGGCGCGAGTGCGCGGCGAACCAGGGAGCAACGCAATGGTGGAGTCACAACACGACGAGGCGCCCGGGAAGGTGCCCAACGCGATGGTGGATCGCCTGGGGAGCGCGCGCATCGGCACCTACCGCGGGGAGCTGCCGGCGGTGCAGCTTCATCGCCTGCGCGGCGCCGAAGCGCTGGAGGGGGCGGCGGCGAAGGTGCGGCGAAAACGCTGGCAGTACAGCGCCATCTGCACCGACGAGGTGTTTGTGGCCCAGGCGATCGTGCACGCCGGTTACGCCGCCCACACCTTCATGTACGCCGTCGATCTGCTGGAGGAGCGCCCGGTGCTGCGTTTCGGCGGGCTGGGCGTGCCGGGGTTGCAGGTGGAGGTCGGCGACTGCCCGGGCGTCGGCCTTGCCGCCCATTACCGGCGTCCCGGCGCGCACCTGTTTACGCGTCGCGAGCCCCGCGGGATGCCCTATGAGGTGGGGGCGACGCTGGGCACTTGGGCTGCGCCGGCCTTCGGGAAGACCGATCTTTTGGCCGAGCTGCACACCGAGCAGGCCGCCCCGGCGCTCACCGTGATCTCGCCAGTTCCCGATCCGGGCCGCATCAACGTCACGCAGAAATGGACCGCGCTGCCGGTCAAAGGCCACTTCAAGGTGGGCTCGCGCTCCTATGATCTCGACGGGGGGCTGGGCGCGCTGGATTACACCCAGGGGTATCTGGGCCGCCAGACGGCCTGGCGCTGGGCGATGGGCATGGGGCGCCTGCCTGACGGGCGCCGCGTGGGGCTCAACCTGGTTGAGGGGTTTAACGACACCCACCCCACCGCCAACGAAAACGCGCTCTGGGTGGGCCGGGAGCTCATCGGGCTCGGGCGCGCGCGTTTCACCTTTGAGAAAGAGCATCCCGAGCGACCCTGGGAGGTAACAACAGGCTGTGGGCGCGTCCGGCTGCACTTTCGATCGATCTTCGTGCACCGCGAGGTGCGCAATCTGGGGCCCATCCGCAGCTACTTTTTGCAGCCCGCCGGCATCTTTGAGGGGGAGATCAAAGTGGGGGGCACCACCTACCCGGTACGCCTGGTGGGCGTGACCGAAGATCAGGATATCTGGTGGTGATCGCCCCTTAGCCCGCGTATTTCGCGGCGCTCCGGGGGATGGGAGTGCGCGCCCCGGCTCCGATGTTGTAAGGGGCGGATGAGTGTGGGAGATTGCGCCCGAAGTGGGCGCCCAAGAGCGCTCTTTGAGCGGCCGCGAGGGTGACGAAAAACCAAACCTTCGCGCCAACTTAGCACCTGAGGATGAACGTGATTTTTCGAGTTTCAGCAAGCCAGCAGAAGCTGGTGGGGCGAGTGGATGATGGCGAGGAGCTGGTGACGGAGCTCACGCGGATTTGCCGGAGTAATGGGGTGGCTGCGGCGGAACTACGCGCCGTCGGGCAGTTCTCCGAGATCGAGCTCGCCGCCTTCGATCCTCGCCGCGGGGAGTACGTCAAAGTGGTGGAGGGGGAGGGGTATTTTGAGCTGGTGAGCCTCAACGGCAACGTCTCCACCCTGGGCGATGAGGTGGTGCTGCGCCTCGACGCGGTGTTCAACGCGCTGGGGCCGGCCGGCCCGCAGCTTGTGGCCGGGCAACTGCGCCGGGCCAAAGCGCTGAGCGCGGAGTTTGTGGTCGATGTTTTTGGCGATCTGCGCATGAAGCGTCGCCTGGACACCGCCAGCGGGCGCCTGGAGTTGGAGACGATCGAGCAGATCGAGCGCCCCTCGGAGCGCAAAGAGCCGGCTGCGGCGTCGAGTGCGAGCGCCGCACCGAGCGCGCCGGCGGCCAGCGAGCCGGCCGCCTCGGCCGGCGGCACCCCGGGCCTCTCCTGGGCCGACGCCATCGCCGAGGCCGACTCCACCGAGACGCGTCGCGAGCAGGCCCGCAAGGGGCGCCCCGCGCCCAAGAAGCCCGCCCGAGCCGCGAGTTTTGACGACGATCTGGACGGACCGATGCTGAAAGCCGGCGACATCCTCGATCACCCCAAACTCGGGCGCTGCCGGGTGATGAAGGTCGAAGACGAGGACTACTGCCACATTCGTCTGCCCCGCGGGAAAATCCGCAAGATGATGATGGAGGTCCTCGACATCCGCTTTGTTGGCGAGGAAGACGGCCGCAACGTCTTTGAAGCGCGAGTGCGAAGATGAGCTCGCGCTTTGCGCCAGAGCGGGTGCGCCAGCGCCTGGGGGAGCTGGGCTGGGAGCCGGCGGTGCATTTTGATCGCGTGCCCGGCCTGGAGGGCCGGCCGCTGCGCGAGGCCGCTGTGCTCGCGCCGCTCTGCCAGGTGGGCCAGGAGTTGCACCTGGTGTTTACCGAGCGCCCCGACTCGATGCGTCAGCACTCCGGGGAGGTGAGCTTCCCGGGGGGCCGCCGCGATCCGGGCGATGATCGGTTGCGGGATACGGCGCTGCGCGAGGCTCATGAGGAGATCGGGCTTCTGCCGGGCGATGTGCAGCTTTATGGATCGCTTGTGCGCATGCCCACGATCAGCGGCTATGAGGTCACGACCTTTGTGGGGGAGTTCGCACACCCTTATGAGCTGGTGGCCAACCCGGCCGAGATCGAAGAGATGTTCATGGTGCCGCTCGGGCATCTGGCCGACCCGGCCTTTCAGCGCGTGGAGAAACGCAGCTGGGACGGGGTCTCTTACGATCTGCATTTTTATGAGTTTGAGGGCCACACCATCTGGGGGGCGACCGGGTATATGGTGAGCGTGCTCCTTGATTTTCTGGCCGGTCGCCGCCTCGATGAGGGGCGGTGGACGGCAAAGTGAGGCGACTGTGGCGTTGAAGGTGGTGCTGGGCGTAAGCGGCGGGATCGCGGCCTATAAGGCCTGTGAGCTTGTGCGGGCGTTGATCAAACGCGGCGATGAGGTGCGCGTGGTGATGACGCGCAACGCGCAGGAGTTTGTGACCCCGCTGACCTTTCAGGCGCTCACGCAGCAGCCGGTGGGCGTCGCGACCTTTGATGCCGGGTATGAGGCGCAGATCGGCCATATTGAGCTCGCGCGCTGGGCCGATGTGGTGCTGGTGGCGCCGGCCACGGCCAACACCATCGCGAAGATGGCCCGGGGCATGGCCGACGATCTTCTGACGACGGTGCTGCTCGCCACGCGCGCGCCGGTGGTGGTGGCGCCGGCAATGAACACCCAGATGTACCTGCACCCCCGGGTGCAGGCGAACCTGGAGACCCTGCGCCAGACGGAGCGCCACCTGGTCATCGAGCCGGACGCCGGCGAGCTGGCGTGTGGGGAGGTGGGCGCCGGCAGGCTGCCGGATCCGCCGGTGATTTTAGCGGAGCTCGATCGGGCGCTCTCCCCGCAGCTGCTCAAGGGAAAGCGCGTGCTCTTGAGCGCCGGGCCGACCCGCGAGGCGATCGACGCGGCGCGTTTTTTGTCGAACCCCTCCAGCGGCAAGATGGGCTATGCGCTGGCGGCGGCCGCGCGCAGCCTGGGCGCCGAGGTCACCCTGGTCAGCGGCCCCACCGCGCTTGAGGCGCCTTACGGGGTGACGCGGGTCGATGTGGTGAGCGCGGTGCAGATGCACGGTGAAGTGATGGCGCGCGCCTCCGAGGTGGATGTGGCGATGATGGTGGCAGCGGTTGCCGACTGGCGGCCGTCCCACCCGAGTGACAAAAAGATGCCCAAGGGGCAAATGTCCCCCACGCTTGAGCTTGAGCGCAATCCCGACATCCTGGCCGAGCTTGGTGAGCGTTTTGGCGAGGGCAGTGAGACCGAAGAGGGTGCGCGCCGACCGCTGGTGGTGGGCTTTGCCGCCGAGAGCCACGATGTGATCGAGCGGGCTCGCGCCAAGCGCGCCCGCAAGGGCGCGCACGCCATTGTGGCCAACGTCATCGGTGGGCCTGCGAGCACCTTCGGGGCCGAGAGCGCCACGGTGCATCTGCTGGTGGGGGACGAGGAGCCGCGCACTTTCAGCGGCACCAAGCCCGAGGTGGCCCGCGCGCTGTGGGAGGCGCTCGCCAGGCGGCTTCAAAGCTGAGCGCGGATTGTGGCGAGGGGCCGTTGTCTTCGCCGCATGATCTATGGTTAAACGAGAGCCGTGATGACGAAACGAGCGTATGTCAAAGCCCTGGTCGGGGATCTTCGCCGCTACCTGCAATGGCAGCAGGCCCAGGGTGTGATCGGGTCGAGCCCGGCCTCGGAGGCCGATCGCGCCGCGTTTGAGGCTTTTAAAGAGGCCCGCCAGGAGCGCCAGCTGGCGAAGATGCGCGCAAACCTGGGCTCGGGCTCGTCGTCGGCGGGCGCATCGCGCGCGCCGGAGCGCGCGCCCTCCCACCCGGGCTCGGCAGCGGCTTCGCGACCTGTCGGTTCTGAGCGACCCGGGGGCTCTGAGCGACCGGCGCCCGCGTCGCAAGCTCCCTCGCCGCCTCAGCGGCCTTCGTTCAAGGAGCCCTCGGCGCCCGCGCAGCCACAGGTGGCACCCACCTCCCAGAATGCTTCCGACGCCGGCGCTCCGATCTGGGCGCAGCTCGGCGCCCGCACCAGGCCCACCTTCAGTGGCGGCGGTGGCGGCGCGGCCGGCCCCGACCGCAGCCCGAAGTCCCCCTCCAACGCCTCGCGCGGCGAGGATCGCCGCAGCTCGCCAGGGGGGGCAGGCCCCTCGACGAACACGTCATCAAAGCCGGCCCCGTCGTCTTCTGCCCAAAAATCGCCGCCGGTCTCCCTCAACGACGAGCCGCCCCCCTACGACGACTACGACGGCCCGATGTACGACGAGGCGCTGAGCTACGAGGACTACTCCCACGAGGAGCTGCTCTCCTCGCCGCCTCCTTCGAGCGCCCCACATAAGTCCGCCGCCCCCGGGCCGGCCGCGCAGAAGTCGGCCGCGCAGAAGTCGGCCGCGTCGATGACGCCCGCCGAAAAGATGGATTTTCTGCAAAAGTACCTGGGCGACTGCCGCCGCTGCGGGCTCTGTGAGTCCCGCACGCAGATCGTGTTCGGACAGGGCAGCCCCACCGCGCGCCTGATGTTTATCGGTGACGCGCCCGACGGCGACGACGACCGCGCCGGCCGCCCCTTCGCCGGCGCTTCCGGCGATCTTTTGAGCGGCATGATCAAGGCGATGGGGCTCTCGCGTGAGCAGGTCTACATCGCCAACGTCGTCAAATGCCGCCCCGCAGGCGACCGCCGGCCGCAGGCCGGCGAGGTGAGCGAGTGCCTGCCCTTCTTGAAGAAGCAGATCAAGGTGGTGCAGCCCGACGTCATCGTGGCGCTGGGAGGCTTTGCCACCCTGGCGCTGCTCGGCCAGGCCGCGCGCCGCCCGGAGGTGCGCGGGAGCTGGCAGAGCTTTGAGGGCATCGCCCTTCTGCCCACCTTCCACCCCGACGATCTGCTGCGTGATACGAGCAAAAAACGCCCCGCCTGGGAGGATCTTCAGAAGGTGATGAAGCGTCTCGGTTAAAGGTTTGGTGTGGCTTGAAAGGTTAACGAATTCAATGGCTTGAAGGATGGGTGTGAGGCGGCGTCCGAGGTCGGCGCCGGCCGTGGATTCCATCCGAATACAAAAAAGGAGCGAGCGTGAGCGAGCGACGTGGTCATGATCTGGGGTTGCATCGAGTCATTGAGCCCGAAGGGGCGCTTCCGCAGGCCGCACAGCGCCTGGATGCCGAGAGCGAGGCGTTTGATAACGAGATTGTCATCGATGTGCAGACGCTCAACATCGACTCGGCCAGCTTCCACCAGATCATCGGTGAGCTGGGCCGCGATGAGGAGAAGGTCGCCGAGCGGGTGCGTTCGATCGTCGCCGAGCGCGGCAAGATGCAAAACCCGGTCACCGGCAGCGGCGGCATGCTGCTGGGCACCGTTAAGGCCATCGGCAAAGACTACAAAGGCCCGGTGGAGCTGAAGGTCGGCCAGCGTGTGGCCTCGCTGGTGAGCCTGACGCTGACCCCGCTGAAGATCGACCGCGTCATCAAGGTGCACCTCGACGCCGACCAGATGGACATCGAGGGCACCGCCTACCTCTGGCCCTCCTCTCCCATTGTGGCGATGCCCGAAGATCTGCCCGAGCGCGTGGCGCTCTCGGCGCTGGACGTCTGCGGCGCCCCCGCCCAGACCGCGCGCCTGGTCGCAGGCCAGAAACGCGTGCTGGTCCTGGGCGCCGGCAAGTCCGGCATGCTCTGCGCGGCCACCGCCCGCGCGACCCTGGGCGATGCTGGCGAGGTCTACGCTGTCGATCTTCACGACACCAACCTCAAACTTCTTAAAGAAGCGGGCATCGTCGACGACTTCCGCACCGCCAACGCAAAAGTCCCCACCGAGGTGCTTCACGCCGTCGAGGCGATGACCGGCGGTGAGCTGGTCGATGTGGTCATCAACACCTGCAACGTGAGCGGTACCGAGATGTCGGCGATTTTGCCGGCGCGCGACCGCGGTGTGGTCTATTTCTTCAACATGGCCACCGACTTCTCCCGCGCCGCGCTCGGCAGCGAGGGCGTGGGCAAAGACGTCGACCTGCTCATCGGCAACGGTTACGCCCACGGCCACGCCGAGCTTACCTTAAAGATGGTGCGCGAGTTTGAGGTGGTCCGAAGCCGCCTGGAGGCGCTGACCGGCGAGGGCTGAGAGGAGCCAACGCGCCGCCCCCCCGGCGGCGCTTGCACCCCGGCCCCGCAACATGCAGACTGCCTCGCCCAACTCGCCAGCGTCTCACGATGAGGCCGGCCCCGACGTGTTGGGGAGTAAATCGATTCCGGCGTTCGTTTTGCCGTCGTGATCGAGAGCCCACAGGTGGGCTGCCCCGAACAGAATAACGAGAGCGACATGAAGACCACAGATTCTGAAAGCAAGGTGCGCTGCTCCTTCTGCGGCAAAGAGGCCCGCGATGTGCAGAAGCTCATCGCCGGACCCAAGGTGCATATCTGCGATGAGTGCGTCTCCCTCTGCCGCGAGATCATCGAGGAAGACCGTCACCGCGAGCCCGAAAAGAAGAAAGAGCTCAAGGAGATGCGCCCCTCCCAGATCAAGAACTTCCTCGACGAGCACATCGTCGGGCAGGACCGCGCCAAGCGCGCGCTTTCGGTGGCGGTGTACAACCACTACAAGCGCATCCGCAGCGCGGAGCTTGAGGCCGCCGGCGCCGAGCCCCACGAAGAAGATGAGGGCGTGGAGCTGACCAAGGGCAACATCCTGCTCATCGGCCCCACCGGCAGCGGCAAGACCCTGATGGCACAGTCGCTGGCCAAGAAGCTCGACGTGCCCTTCACCATCGCCGACGCCACCAGCCTCACCGAGGCCGGCTACGTGGGCGAAGACGTTGAAAACGTCGTCAAGAACCTCTGGCTCGCCGCCGACCGCGATGTCGAGCGCGCCAGCCGCGGGATCGTCTGCATCGACGAGATCGACAAGATCAGCCGTCGCGGCGACAGCCCCTCCTCCACCCGCGATGTGGGCGGTGAGGGCGTGCAGCAGGCGCTCTTGAAGATGGTGGAATCCTCGCGCGTGATGATCACCCCGGAGGGCTCGCGCAACCGGCCCCAGCAGGAGTTCATTCAGGTCGACACCGGCAACATCCTCTTTATTGCCAGCGGCTCCTTCCAGGGCCTGACCGACATCATCGCCCGACGCATCGGCAAGAGCCAGATGGGCTTCGGCGCCGACTTCTCCAAGCGCCTGGAGAGCAGCAACGACCTGCTGCGCCACGTGCGCCCCGAAGATGTCGTGAAGTTCGGGATGATCCCCGAGTTCGTGGGCCGCTTCCCGGTGATCGTGGCCTTTGATGAGCTCAGCGAAGACATGCTCGTCGAGATCCTCTGGAAGCCCAAGAACAGCCTGGTCAAGCAGTACCAGAAGTTGTTTGAACTCGAGAACGTCAAGCTGCGCTTCAACCAGGACGCGATGGTGGCGATCGTACGCGAGGCCATCAAGCGCAAGACCGGCGCCCGCGGGCTGCGCGCGATCATCGAAGAGGTCATGCTCGACATCATGTACGAGCTGCCCAGCCTGGAGAACGTGCGCGAGTGCGTGATCACCGAAGAGAGCGTGCTGCATCGCGAGAAGCCGATGCTGGTCTACGAAAAGCAGAGCGCTTAAAGGATCACGGGTGATCGAGCCCTCCGAGAACTATCAGAAGATTCACGTGCCGCCCGGTGGCGTGTTCACCGGGCTGCGCGAGTACGCCTGCGACGGGGCGGTGATCCGCGCGCGGGTCGGCGGCAGCGCCGAGGAGCCCCGGCTGGAGCGCTGCGAGATTCTGGAGCTGCACGATCTCAACGTCGGCCAGCGCCGCACTCGCCACGATGTGGGGGCCTTTTTGCGCCGCTGCCTGCGCAAGTTGCAGCGCGACGGCATGATTCTCGTGCTTGGCGAGCAGGTGCTCACCATCCAGGGCGACGATATCGAGGTGAACCGGGTGCGTTTTCAGCAGTTTTGCTCCCGGGCTCAGGCCTCCGGCCCCTTTACCTCGCCAGAGCCCGTGCTATAGCCACACGTGAGAAGATGGGTTGGGGCTTTGACCTGCCGATGGCGACGTTGATGTTTTGAGTGAGGCAGGCGGTCCGAGATGACGAGCAGGTGGCGCGGCGATGGGTGAAGGCAATCAGTACATGTTGGGGAGCCTGGAGCGGATCAACGAACAGCTCCACCGCACCAGCATTTATGCGCCGGCGTTGCGGGTGGTGATCCGCGATCAGGTGCCCGAGCGCGCACAGCCCTACGTCGAAAAGATCCTCGACGGAGAGGGCGTCTTCTGGGATGTGGCCCCGCTCAAACAAGAAAGCTGGGAGGTGTACTCGGCGCTGACGGGCTTCTACAGCCAGTTTCTGCGCCTGGTCTGCCAGGACATCGGCCTGGATGTGTGGCCGGGCTGGCAGCGCTCGCGCTGGGTGAGCCTGGACTGGTACCCGATCGCGCGCGACCTGGGCTGGAAGGTGGCCTGCCGGCCGCTGCGCGGGGTCTTCTTCCGCCACCCCCAGCCCGAGATGCCCGAGGCGGTGCGCTACCTGGCGAGCTGGCCCCATGGCTGGTTGAGCTTTGAGGAGTGCGAGGCCTACGCGCCCTATCTGGCTGAGCTTCTGGTGCGCCTTGGCCGCGAGGTGGGCCTGGAGTGGAATGACTTGCAGCTGGAGCGCTGCTTTACGCGCCCGGGCTACATGGACAAAGAGGCGCGTTTTGACCTCTTTAACACCTGCGCCAACCGCGATACCCCCCAGGTGTGGCAGCTCTTACGGGGCTGGGCGCTGCTCGAAGCGATGCGCGAGGCGATTATGGATGGCCGCGACCTGATCTCGCTGGGGTATTGAGACCCCGTGCGTTATCACCGCTCGCGCATCATCGTGTGCGCGTGGTGTGTACGCCCCTCTTTCCGACACCTCTTGAACGACGATGAAACGCCCGGCGCCTGACCCGCGCGGGGCGAAGGTATGTGTGATGGCCCGAAAAAAACGCGATATTCGCAACGTAGAGCCGACCTTTAAAGGGTGGGCGGTGCCCGGGCCGCTGCCCGATGTGGCGCGGATGATGGACTTTGAGCCTGGCGAGGGAGAATCGCTCGACGCGCTCAGCGGCCATTTTCGCATCTTCCAGCTCAAGAAAGGCCACCGCTTCTCCACCGACGATGTGCTCACGGCCTGGTACGGAAGCTCCTGGTGCCCGAGCGCCGGCACGGTGCTGGACCTGGGAAGCGGCGTGGGGTCGGTGGGCATGACCGCGGCCTGGCGCCTGCGCGGCGCGCGCTTTGTGACCGTGGAGGCGCAGGAAGAGAGCGTGGTCCTGGCGCGCCGCTCCGCGGCTTATAACGGCCTCGAAGATCGCTATGAGATTCGCCAGGGCGACTTTCGCGACCCGGAGGTGCTCGCTGAAGATGAGCGCTTCGACCTGGTGCTCGGCAGCCCGCCTTACTGGCCGCTGAGCGATGGCACCCAGGGCGACCACCCTCAAAAGGTGGCGTGCCGCTTTGAAGTGCGCGGCTCGGTGGCCGACTACGCCGAAGTTGCCGCCGCACACCTGAACCCCGGCGGTGTCTTCGCGTGCGTCTTCCCCGTGGACAGGCCGCAGCAGAAGGTGCGCCCCTGGGAGGCGGCGGAAAACGCCGATATGACGATCGTGCGCTGGCGTCCGGTGATCTTCCGCGAGGGTAACCCCCCGCTCATCGGGCTCTTTGTGATGATGCGCAACGTCGATCTTCCCGAGGCCGTGCGCGGCCAGACCTGGGAAGAGCCCCCGCTGATCATTCGCGACTCCGATGGCGAGGTTCACCCCGAATATCGGGCCGTAAAGATGAGCTTCGGCTTCTCGCCGCTGGGCTGATCGCGACGCATAGGGTGGCGGCGCGGGCATAAAAAAAAACGCCGAAGCCGAGGGACGATGGGGACCCTCGGACTTCGACGAATTCACACGACGCCGGCTCTGCAGCCCGCAATGTACCGGCGTCGCGATCAGGCCCCGAAGGGCCATCTTAAGACAACTTAGACGAGCTCTTCGCCGTCGTCGTCGCCATCATCGTCGCCTTCGGCGAGGAAGATCTCTTCGTCGTCGCCGTCATCGTCGCCGTCGTCATCGCCTTCAGCGAAGGTCTTGTCGTCGTCGCCGTCGTCGCCGTCACAGGCGAGCTCTTCGGAGTCGCCATCGTCGTCGCCGTCGTCGTCGCCTTCGGCGAAGAAGATCTCTTCGTCGTCGCCGTCATCGTCGCCGTCGTCGTCGCCTTCGGCGAACTCTTCGGAGTCGTCATCGTCGCCGTCGTCGTCGCCTTCAGCGAAGGTGGAATCGTCGTCGTCGCCGTCGTCCCCACCGTGGTCGCCACAGGCGAATTCTTCGTCGTCGCCGTCATCGTCGCCGTCGTCATCGCCTTCAGCGAAGGTGGAATCGTCGTCGTCGCCGTCGTCCCCACCGTGGTCGCCACAGGCGAATTCTTCGTCGTCGCCGTCATCGTCGTCGCCGTCGTCATCGCCTTCAGCGAATTCTTCGTCGTCGCCGTCATCGTCGCCGTCGTCATCGCCTTCGGCGAAGGTGGAATCGTCGTCGTCGCCGTCGTCGTCGCAGGCGAGCTCTTCGGAGTCGTCGTCATCGCCGTCCTCGCCATCTTCCTCGGCGAAGGTCTTGTCGTCGTCACCGTCCTCGCCGTCGCAGGCGATGGTGGTGGGAGCGTCGGGGGTGGCGGCGAAGGCCGAGGTGGCCGGCACGGCCATGGCGAGGGCGCAGAGGAGGGCGGTCAGGCGGGTCGAGAGCTTGGTAGACATGATAAAATCTCCTGCTTTTCTCTAAAAGGGAGCCGCGCCAATCGGGCTCCTCACTGAAGTAAGACGCGGTGGCGGCGCGAGGACGTTCGGGAACAGATCGGAAATTTTCAGCGCGCCGCCACCGGCGCATGGTGCCTGAGAAGCTCCGAGGAGGAGCGTCTCATAACCTTTTGCCAGCGTGGGAACCCGCCATCGGGAGGGCGCCTCGCGGCTGACGACCCGGGGTAATGCAGTCGCCGTGCCACGGGATGGAAATTTCTCAAGAAAAGATTGAAAATTGTCGCAACATGTTGATTTTGCGCCATTTTCTCTTCTGGTTCTCCATTCGGAGCAGCGCGTTGATGTCACGCCGCCGGGGTCTCGGGATCGTCGAAAACGACCACATGTTGCATAACGCCACACTCTGAGGGGGGTGTGGCGTCAGGGCGTTTGCGCCAGATCGGGCGCTGGGTGAGAATGCGCGCTGTTCGGGACGCGCGCTTTCGAGGAGACCATGCGTCTTACCTTTAAGATCACGCTCTTTTTCATCGGCGGGATCTGCTTGATCATGGCCTGGCAGGGCTACTCGCGGATCGACCGCGAGTCGGGGCTCTTTGAGGCCCAGATG from Lujinxingia vulgaris encodes:
- a CDS encoding AAA family ATPase, with translation MSTKLSTRLTALLCALAMAVPATSAFAATPDAPTTIACDGEDGDDDKTFAEEDGEDGDDDDSEELACDDDGDDDDSTFAEGDDDGDDDGDDEEFAEGDDDGDDDDGDDEEFACGDHGGDDGDDDDSTFAEGDDDGDDDGDDEEFACGDHGGDDGDDDDSTFAEGDDDGDDDDSEEFAEGDDDGDDDGDDEEIFFAEGDDDGDDDGDSEELACDGDDGDDDKTFAEGDDDGDDDGDDEEIFLAEGDDDGDDDGEELV